A single region of the Fusobacterium varium genome encodes:
- a CDS encoding EpsG family protein, whose protein sequence is MNLYFIILIILGVGSLIDIFSENREFKRNIYIFLIGILVVFFGTRAYIGYDWYNYKPNFEQSKNILELIKGGFVEGGFEKGYQFYCGVVKLFTSNYINFSLINTIIDFTLIYFIFKRYSNYPILSLFIFFGVYGIALEIDMIRNIKSILLFILSVDYIENRKILPFVALNILGFLFHTSSLLYLPMYFLLKIKWNRVFIFVVFIIGNIYYLSNIRLIINGVGMIKDKIPGGIEDKIAGYISIIPKDFPLGFSLFYLERVILFLIVFLIGKRLTEKRYGIIFANSLFLSVFIFLYGAELSVITLRIGILFVYSYWFIIPMFFDIKSAPVVKLVVFILAILISTFRLDNQLNFEGNKKVYLYETVLLKHNSVEERMKIVEEAGKYKEQGHGKELSLLY, encoded by the coding sequence ATGAATCTATATTTCATAATATTAATAATTCTTGGGGTAGGAAGTTTAATAGATATTTTTAGTGAAAATAGAGAATTTAAAAGAAATATTTATATTTTTTTAATAGGAATTTTAGTTGTTTTTTTCGGAACAAGAGCTTATATAGGATATGATTGGTATAATTATAAGCCTAATTTTGAACAAAGTAAAAATATATTAGAGCTTATAAAAGGTGGTTTTGTAGAAGGAGGATTTGAAAAAGGATATCAGTTTTATTGCGGAGTGGTTAAATTATTTACCTCGAATTATATAAATTTCAGTCTTATAAATACAATTATAGATTTTACTTTAATATATTTTATTTTTAAGAGATATTCAAATTATCCAATTTTATCATTATTTATATTTTTTGGAGTGTATGGAATTGCACTTGAAATAGATATGATAAGAAATATAAAAAGTATTCTTCTGTTTATACTTTCTGTTGATTATATAGAAAACAGAAAAATTTTACCATTTGTAGCATTGAATATTTTGGGATTTTTATTTCATACATCATCATTATTATATCTTCCAATGTATTTTTTATTAAAAATAAAATGGAATAGAGTATTTATATTTGTTGTTTTCATTATAGGAAATATTTATTATCTTTCAAATATTAGATTGATAATAAATGGGGTAGGGATGATAAAAGATAAAATACCTGGAGGCATTGAAGATAAGATAGCTGGATATATCTCAATTATTCCCAAGGATTTTCCACTAGGGTTCTCTCTATTTTATTTAGAAAGAGTTATATTATTTTTAATAGTATTTTTAATTGGAAAGAGATTAACAGAAAAAAGATATGGAATTATTTTTGCTAACAGCTTATTTCTATCAGTATTTATATTTTTATATGGAGCTGAACTTTCAGTAATTACTTTAAGAATAGGGATTCTTTTTGTATATTCATACTGGTTTATTATTCCTATGTTTTTTGATATTAAAAGTGCTCCAGTAGTAAAATTAGTAGTATTTATTTTGGCAATATTAATATCAACTTTTAGATTAGATAATCAATTAAATTTTGAGGGAAATAAAAAAGTTTATTTATATGAAACTGTACTTTTAAAACATAATAGTGTAGAAGAAAGAATGAAAATAGTAGAAGAGGCTGGTAAGTATAAAGAACAAGGGCATGGGAAAGAGTTATCATTACTATATTAA
- a CDS encoding glycosyltransferase family 2 protein → MEVTIFTPAYNRGDTLSRLYESLKKQSNKNFQWVVVDDGSVDNTRELIESWKKENILNIIYVYQENAGKMRAINRGVEFAEGEFFFIVDSDDYITEDAVETIVLEGEKLPKNMGGMIFRKINIATGEITGKPYPQYSIDSTPIEIVYKLGIDGDKAEVFRTKYLRENPFKVYEGEKFVPEASIWIKIGEKYKMRYIDKGIYYFEYLEDGYTNNFLKLIKNNPRGFESYYSEMLKYNIPLKNKVKFFIRLLQSKYFKMVVGKR, encoded by the coding sequence ATGGAAGTAACTATTTTTACTCCTGCATATAATAGAGGAGATACACTTTCTAGATTGTATGAAAGTTTAAAGAAACAGAGCAATAAAAATTTTCAATGGGTAGTAGTAGATGATGGATCTGTTGATAATACAAGAGAACTTATAGAAAGTTGGAAAAAAGAGAATATTTTAAATATTATATATGTTTATCAAGAAAATGCTGGAAAGATGAGGGCTATTAATAGAGGAGTAGAGTTTGCAGAGGGAGAGTTTTTCTTTATAGTAGATAGTGATGATTATATTACAGAAGATGCAGTTGAAACTATTGTTTTAGAAGGAGAAAAATTACCTAAAAATATGGGTGGAATGATATTTAGAAAGATAAATATTGCTACTGGAGAGATAACAGGAAAGCCTTATCCTCAATATAGCATAGATTCAACACCTATTGAAATTGTATATAAACTGGGAATAGATGGAGATAAAGCAGAAGTATTTAGAACAAAGTATTTAAGAGAAAATCCATTTAAAGTTTATGAAGGAGAAAAATTTGTTCCTGAAGCATCTATTTGGATAAAAATAGGTGAAAAATATAAGATGAGATATATAGATAAAGGAATATATTATTTTGAATATCTTGAAGATGGTTACACAAATAACTTTTTAAAGTTAATAAAAAATAATCCTAGAGGTTTTGAGAGTTATTATAGTGAGATGTTAAAATATAATATACCTTTAAAAAATAAGGTGAAATTTTTTATAAGATTACTTCAAAGTAAATATTTTAAAATGGTGGTGGGGAAAAGATGA
- a CDS encoding glycosyltransferase, translating to MKILHIITSLELGGAEKLLSELIPLQKKLGYDVELMILSDINSVFEKDLIKRGIKVSVSKYNSKVSPLNIFAIAEKIRKENYDIVHVHLVHAQYWTRFAKILDFNRKRKYITTEHSTSNRRRNSIVFKLIDRFVFRGFDKIVSISEATEKSLKEWIGGDEKNYCVIANGVDLSHFENVYPISRDEIGVENSDTVLMMVSRFQAAKNQKGVVSALKSLSEEYKVVFVGDGVLERDVQEFAREVGVEDRVRFLGLRKDIPQLLKTADIVIQYSFFEGFGITAVEGMASHKPVIASDVPGLAEVVRGAGFLCSNDNPKELAKLILKLKDEKLYKEVADKCLERSKKFTIENSAKEYLELYKKTLERE from the coding sequence ATGAAAATACTCCATATTATAACTTCATTAGAATTAGGGGGAGCAGAGAAACTACTAAGTGAACTTATTCCATTACAAAAAAAGTTAGGGTATGATGTAGAATTAATGATATTAAGTGATATTAACTCTGTATTTGAAAAAGATTTGATAAAAAGAGGAATAAAAGTAAGTGTTTCTAAATATAATTCTAAGGTGTCTCCTTTAAATATTTTTGCAATAGCTGAGAAGATAAGAAAAGAAAACTATGATATAGTTCATGTTCATCTTGTGCATGCTCAATATTGGACAAGATTTGCTAAAATATTGGATTTTAATAGAAAGAGAAAATATATTACAACTGAACATAGTACATCAAACAGAAGAAGAAATAGCATAGTTTTTAAGCTGATAGACAGATTTGTTTTTAGAGGATTTGATAAGATTGTAAGCATATCTGAGGCTACTGAAAAAAGTTTGAAAGAGTGGATAGGTGGAGATGAAAAAAACTATTGTGTAATAGCAAATGGAGTAGATTTAAGCCATTTTGAAAATGTCTATCCTATTTCAAGAGATGAGATAGGAGTTGAAAATAGTGATACTGTTCTTATGATGGTATCAAGATTTCAAGCTGCTAAAAATCAAAAAGGAGTTGTATCAGCTTTAAAATCTCTTTCTGAAGAGTACAAAGTAGTATTTGTAGGAGACGGAGTTTTAGAAAGAGATGTTCAAGAGTTTGCTAGAGAAGTGGGAGTAGAGGATAGAGTTAGATTTTTAGGGCTTAGAAAAGATATTCCTCAACTTTTAAAAACAGCTGATATTGTGATTCAATACTCTTTTTTTGAAGGGTTTGGAATTACTGCTGTTGAGGGAATGGCGTCACATAAACCTGTAATAGCAAGTGATGTTCCCGGACTTGCTGAAGTAGTTAGAGGAGCAGGTTTTTTATGCTCTAATGATAATCCTAAGGAGTTAGCAAAGCTTATTCTAAAATTAAAGGATGAAAAACTTTATAAAGAAGTAGCAGATAAATGTTTAGAGAGAAGTAAAAAGTTTACTATAGAGAATAGTGCAAAGGAGTATTTGGAACTATATAAAAAAACGTTAGAGAGGGAATGA